The Populus alba chromosome 6, ASM523922v2, whole genome shotgun sequence genome contains a region encoding:
- the LOC118052994 gene encoding probable LRR receptor-like serine/threonine-protein kinase At3g47570, with translation MGNKALCGPACLQVPPCHSKSGQPSNTKSRLLRFILPAVASALLVVAFVFLLVRCPRRRRKTPIPEALPLTAIQRSVSFLELLRATNEFHESNLLGVWSFGSVYHGVLPDGLNIAVKIFNLQVQGGLRSFDTECEIMRNMRHRNLVKIICSCCNLDVKGLVLEYMPKGSLEKWLYSYNYFLDIIQRVNIMIDVASAIEYLHHGYSTPVVHCDLKPSNVLLDEDMVAHVCDFGIARLLGEGESVAQTKTLATIGYMVPEYGLDGLVSTGIDVYSFGIMLMEIFTRKRPTDEMFEGEMSLKRLVEESLPDSVIDLVDSNLLNRGDGHSLNKEHRVTSVMELALQRANESPEERINMVEILARLKNIKGEFLTERERRRP, from the exons ATGGGGAATAAGGCTCTTTGTGGCCCTGCCTGCCTGCAGGTCCCACCATGCCACAGTAAATCTGGTCAACCTTCAAACACCAAATCCAGACTTCTAAGGTTCATCTTACCTGCTGTCGCATCTGCACTGCTTGTGGTTGCTTTCGTTTTTCTTCTTGTACGATGTCCACGAAGGCGCCGAAAAACTCCTATTCCAGAAGCCCTTCCATTGACAGCAATCCAGAGAAGCGTTTCTTTCCTAGAACTTCTACGAGCAACAAATGAGTTTCATGAAAGTAATCTGCTGGGTGTTTGGAGTTTTGGCTCTGTATATCATGGGGTGCTTCCTGACGGGCTAAATATAGCTGTGAAGATTTTTAATCTGCAAGTGCAAGGAGGGCTAAGAAGTTTTGACACAGAATGCGAAATCATGCGCAACATGAGACACCGCAACCTTGTGAAGATTATTTGCAGTTGCTGTAATCTTGATGTCAAGGGCCTGGTCCTGGAGTACATGCCTAAAGGAAGCTTGGAGAAATGGTTATACTCTTACAACTATTTCTTAGATATCATTCAAAGAGTGAACATTATGATAGATGTCGCATCTGCCATTGAGTATCTCCATCACGGTTATTCAACACCTGTGGTGCATTGTGATTTGAAACCGAGCAATGTGTTGCTAGATGAAGACATGGTTGCGCATGTATGCGACTTTGGCATTGCAAGACTCTTGGGTGAAGGTGAGTCCGTTGCACAAACCAAGACCCTTGCCACAATAGGGTACATGGTACCAG AGTATGGACTGGACGGACTTGTGTCCACCGGGATTGACGTCTACAGCTTTGGAATCATGTTGATGGAAATATTCACGCGAAAAAGGCCTACCGATGAAATGTTCGAGGGAGAGATGAGCTTGAAACGATTGGTCGAAGAATCGCTGCCTGATTCAGTGATTGACCTGGTGGATAGTAATTTGCTGAACAGGGGAGATGGCCACTCCTTAAACAAGGAGCATCGTGTCACATCTGTAATGGAGTTGGCTCTGCAACGTGCTAACGAATCACCTGAAGAGAGGATCAACATGGTCGAAATCCTGGCAAGGCTGAAAAACATCAAAGGGGAATTCTTGACAGAACGAGAGAGGCGTAGGCCTTAA